In bacterium (Candidatus Blackallbacteria) CG13_big_fil_rev_8_21_14_2_50_49_14, the following are encoded in one genomic region:
- a CDS encoding glycosyltransferase family 4 protein, which translates to MPFIGGAMLPEKTALIQDWLIGWGGAEQVLLEIAQLFPGAPIYTSLFDAEHLPAEFQTKQIYTSFLQQLPGALKRHRLMLPLMPLAFELFDLNGYELVISSSHACAKGVIPPPGACHLAYIHTPIRYAWDMLPAYFAQAQPSLLKQLLMHPLLHYLRQWDLLNNFRIDAMACNSRFVKQRIWRYYRREAEVIAPPVKIPEQPPLRDEQDFYLMVSRAVPYKRLDLAIEAFRENGRTLVVVGEGPELSALKARPHDRIQFKGHLSRAEIEKLFLSARALIFPGLEDFGIVPVEAQAFGCPVIAFGQGGVLDSVLPEETGLFFQEQTVQSLNRALEAFEACHFDPLRLYLHAQAFSEPAFQSKFKAFVAAHYAEFRQKRAL; encoded by the coding sequence ATGCCTTTTATCGGCGGTGCTATGCTGCCTGAAAAGACTGCCTTGATACAGGATTGGCTGATTGGCTGGGGAGGGGCAGAGCAGGTTCTGCTCGAAATCGCTCAGCTTTTTCCAGGGGCCCCGATCTATACCTCTTTGTTTGATGCTGAGCATTTGCCCGCTGAATTTCAAACCAAGCAAATTTACACTTCTTTTCTGCAGCAGCTCCCCGGTGCCTTGAAACGCCACCGTTTGATGTTGCCCCTGATGCCCCTGGCCTTTGAACTCTTTGATTTGAATGGTTATGAACTCGTGATCAGCAGCAGCCACGCCTGTGCCAAAGGGGTGATTCCGCCCCCTGGCGCCTGCCATCTTGCCTATATTCATACCCCGATCCGCTATGCCTGGGATATGTTGCCAGCCTATTTTGCCCAGGCCCAGCCTTCCCTTTTGAAACAGCTGTTGATGCACCCCCTGCTGCACTATCTCAGACAGTGGGACCTGCTTAACAATTTCAGAATCGATGCCATGGCCTGCAATTCGCGCTTTGTAAAACAGCGGATTTGGCGTTACTACCGTCGAGAAGCTGAGGTGATTGCCCCGCCTGTCAAAATTCCAGAGCAGCCCCCCCTGCGGGATGAACAGGATTTTTATTTGATGGTTTCGCGTGCGGTGCCGTATAAACGCCTCGATCTGGCGATTGAGGCCTTTCGCGAAAATGGCAGAACCTTGGTCGTGGTCGGAGAGGGCCCTGAATTATCGGCACTCAAAGCCCGGCCCCATGACAGGATTCAGTTCAAAGGCCACCTCAGTCGGGCTGAAATTGAAAAGCTTTTCCTCAGTGCCAGGGCCTTGATCTTTCCGGGCCTAGAAGATTTTGGCATTGTGCCAGTTGAGGCCCAGGCGTTTGGCTGCCCCGTAATCGCCTTTGGGCAGGGAGGCGTGCTCGATTCGGTTTTGCCTGAAGAGACGGGCCTGTTTTTTCAGGAACAGACGGTGCAAAGTTTAAACCGTGCGCTTGAAGCCTTTGAAGCCTGTCATTTTGATCCCCTGCGGCTTTATCTCCATGCGCAGGCCTTTTCAGAACCTGCTTTCCAAAGCAAATTCAAGGCGTTTGTAGCGGCTCACTACGCAGAATTCAGACAGAAACGCGCGCTTTAG
- a CDS encoding GTP cyclohydrolase I FolE, whose amino-acid sequence MSLDCSKTDAKLGQKVLDYLLSKGVETPRNNYQMSPPEKVTAIEKSFRDILTVMGLDLKDDSLKDTPQRVATMFINEMYWGLDPQNFPKITAVENKMGYDSMVIEKNIVVHSTCEHHFVMIDGYAHVAYIPRAKVLGLSKMNRVVEYFSRRPQIQERLTEQIYHTLEHILETPDIAVLVSAKHYCVKARGVEDINCETITSKMGGCFKDDMNSRNEFLSLIRSAGGI is encoded by the coding sequence ATGAGCCTCGATTGTAGTAAAACAGATGCCAAGCTTGGACAAAAAGTTTTGGATTATCTCTTAAGCAAAGGGGTTGAAACCCCACGCAATAATTACCAAATGAGCCCCCCTGAAAAGGTCACCGCGATTGAAAAAAGTTTTCGCGATATTTTAACCGTGATGGGCCTGGATCTTAAAGATGATAGCCTAAAGGATACGCCCCAACGGGTGGCGACGATGTTTATCAATGAAATGTACTGGGGTTTGGATCCGCAAAATTTCCCCAAGATTACAGCGGTTGAAAACAAAATGGGCTACGATTCGATGGTGATTGAAAAGAATATCGTGGTGCACAGCACCTGCGAGCACCATTTTGTGATGATCGATGGCTATGCCCATGTGGCGTATATTCCCCGCGCCAAAGTACTCGGCCTGAGCAAAATGAACCGGGTGGTTGAATATTTTTCAAGACGGCCCCAAATTCAGGAGCGTTTGACAGAGCAGATTTACCATACGCTTGAGCATATTCTCGAAACCCCGGATATCGCGGTTTTGGTAAGTGCCAAACACTATTGTGTCAAAGCCCGGGGCGTTGAAGATATCAACTGCGAAACGATTACCAGTAAAATGGGCGGCTGTTTCAAAGACGATATGAATTCACGCAATGAGTTTTTAAGCTTGATTCGCTCTGCCGGTGGGATCTAA
- a CDS encoding tRNA (N(6)-L-threonylcarbamoyladenosine(37)-C(2))-methylthiotransferase MtaB — protein MSTAPSLKPPNPASLRSVAFLALGCRLNQAEESTYREHSLESGWKIVDYRESADIYIINTCAVTLEAERQSRQMIRQARRRNPAATVVVTGCAGRSLQGHPEMEGIADLYIPNLSKESLVEELHRFLGEAPHPQFERPFPPVHESRTTRLNLKVADGCFESCAFCIIPARRGTVRSLETDEIIKRLNLAHALGYQEVVLTAVHLGALGHEKNTHALDQLLERINSETEITAVRLSSIDPHEISPRMIEAMANSPRICRFLHIPIQSGSDTVLERMRRRDTQAGIRKTVLALKAAMPDISLTTDMIVGFPGETDQDFEASYQLMEELGIHKIHVFPFSVRPGTRAAFMKDKLPEAVIEARSQRLLELSHKQQSAWMQSWQGKTVKVLIETISKEGLGKGYTPHYLRVQVPGCSAEDHNRFLEVEVLDINPDRESVRGRRVHSASNVKR, from the coding sequence ATGTCAACCGCCCCCTCACTTAAACCGCCGAATCCTGCCAGCCTGCGTTCCGTCGCTTTTTTGGCCTTGGGCTGCCGCCTCAATCAGGCAGAAGAAAGTACCTACCGTGAACACAGCCTGGAAAGCGGTTGGAAAATCGTCGATTACCGCGAAAGCGCAGATATCTATATCATCAATACCTGTGCTGTCACCCTTGAAGCAGAGCGCCAGTCGCGTCAGATGATTCGCCAGGCCCGGCGTCGCAATCCGGCAGCCACCGTCGTGGTGACAGGTTGCGCAGGACGCTCTTTGCAAGGCCATCCTGAAATGGAGGGGATTGCCGATCTGTATATTCCCAACCTGAGCAAAGAAAGTCTGGTTGAAGAGCTTCACCGCTTTCTGGGCGAAGCGCCCCACCCTCAGTTTGAACGGCCCTTTCCGCCAGTGCATGAATCGCGCACCACGCGCCTGAATTTGAAAGTTGCCGATGGCTGTTTTGAATCCTGCGCCTTTTGCATTATTCCGGCCCGCCGGGGCACCGTTCGCAGCCTGGAGACAGATGAAATCATCAAACGTTTAAACCTGGCCCATGCTTTGGGCTACCAGGAAGTGGTTCTGACAGCCGTGCATCTGGGCGCCTTGGGCCATGAAAAAAATACCCATGCCCTCGATCAACTCTTGGAACGTATCAATTCTGAAACAGAAATCACAGCTGTGCGCCTGAGTTCAATTGACCCCCATGAAATCAGCCCACGCATGATTGAAGCCATGGCAAACTCCCCCAGAATCTGCAGATTCTTACATATTCCAATCCAAAGTGGCTCAGACACGGTTTTGGAACGCATGCGGCGCAGAGACACCCAGGCGGGAATTCGCAAAACCGTACTGGCACTCAAAGCCGCCATGCCAGATATCTCCCTGACAACAGATATGATCGTCGGCTTTCCCGGTGAAACAGATCAAGATTTTGAAGCCTCCTACCAATTGATGGAAGAACTGGGCATTCATAAAATTCACGTCTTTCCTTTTTCAGTCAGACCCGGCACCCGTGCAGCCTTTATGAAAGACAAGCTGCCCGAAGCGGTGATTGAAGCTCGCTCCCAGCGTTTGTTGGAACTGAGCCACAAACAACAGTCGGCCTGGATGCAGTCCTGGCAAGGGAAAACCGTCAAAGTATTGATCGAAACGATCAGCAAAGAGGGCCTGGGCAAAGGCTATACGCCGCATTATCTGCGGGTTCAGGTTCCCGGTTGCAGTGCAGAAGATCACAATAGATTTCTTGAGGTTGAGGTTCTTGATATCAATCCCGATCGGGAATCTGTGCGTGGCAGGCGCGTCCATTCTGCGTCAAATGTAAAAAGATAG
- a CDS encoding NADH-quinone oxidoreductase subunit F (part of NADH-ubiquinone oxidoreductase complex I; shuttles electrons from NADH, via FMN and iron-sulfur (Fe-S) centers, to quinones in the respiratory chain; NuoF is part of the soluble NADH dehydrogenase fragment, which represents the electron input part of NADH dehydrogenase) has protein sequence MAPKVKILSNYFGVDQAWTYDHYVARGGYETAKKVLSEFQPDEVTAEVKTSGLRGRGGAGFPAGMKWSFLAKPEGVPRYLTVNADESEPGTFKDRQIMEWDPHMLVEGILISSYALGVHQAFVYIRGEFHLPEVHLSQAVAEAYAQGVIGEKCLGTDFKLDIVVHRGAGAYICGEETALLESLEGKRGYPRLKPPFPAVAGLFGCPTIINNVETIANIPWILQNGGKAYAELGTEKSPGTRLFGISGHVNKPGVYEEELGIPLMTLINEYGGGVRGGKKLKAVIPGGSSTPVLTPEECETITMDYEALAAAGTMFGSAGIIVMDEDTHMVEVITNLLHFYAHESCGQCSPCREGTGWLHRTMKNLLKGQGTADDVEKILDIANQMEGRTVCPLAAAATMPTRSYLTKFRSEFEALLPKLAGV, from the coding sequence ATGGCGCCCAAAGTCAAAATTCTCTCCAATTATTTCGGCGTAGATCAGGCCTGGACCTATGATCATTACGTTGCGCGCGGTGGATACGAAACCGCAAAAAAAGTCTTGAGCGAATTCCAGCCCGATGAAGTGACGGCTGAAGTCAAAACCTCGGGCTTGAGAGGTCGGGGCGGCGCAGGCTTTCCGGCTGGCATGAAATGGAGCTTTCTCGCCAAGCCTGAAGGGGTTCCCCGCTATCTGACGGTCAATGCCGATGAAAGTGAACCGGGTACGTTTAAAGACCGTCAAATCATGGAATGGGATCCCCATATGCTGGTTGAAGGCATTTTGATCTCCAGCTATGCCCTGGGTGTTCATCAGGCCTTTGTCTATATCCGGGGAGAATTTCATCTGCCCGAAGTGCATCTTTCTCAAGCTGTGGCTGAAGCCTATGCCCAGGGCGTGATTGGTGAAAAATGTCTGGGCACAGATTTTAAACTGGATATTGTCGTGCACCGTGGCGCAGGTGCGTATATCTGCGGAGAAGAAACCGCCCTGCTGGAATCATTGGAAGGCAAACGCGGCTATCCCCGGCTCAAACCGCCTTTTCCTGCGGTGGCGGGCTTGTTTGGCTGCCCCACGATTATTAACAATGTTGAAACGATTGCCAATATACCCTGGATTCTGCAAAACGGCGGCAAAGCCTATGCCGAACTGGGCACTGAAAAAAGTCCGGGCACCCGTTTGTTTGGCATCAGTGGCCATGTCAACAAACCCGGCGTGTATGAAGAGGAATTGGGAATTCCCCTCATGACTCTGATCAATGAATACGGTGGGGGAGTGCGGGGCGGTAAAAAACTCAAAGCCGTGATTCCTGGCGGGTCTTCAACCCCGGTTTTGACGCCTGAGGAATGCGAAACCATCACCATGGACTACGAAGCGCTTGCAGCTGCAGGCACCATGTTTGGCTCCGCAGGCATTATCGTGATGGACGAAGACACCCATATGGTCGAAGTGATCACCAATCTCCTGCACTTTTATGCCCATGAATCCTGTGGACAATGCAGCCCTTGCCGCGAAGGCACGGGTTGGTTGCACCGCACCATGAAAAATCTGCTCAAAGGGCAGGGCACCGCTGATGATGTCGAAAAAATTCTCGATATCGCCAATCAGATGGAAGGCCGCACTGTTTGCCCCTTGGCAGCAGCAGCCACCATGCCGACCCGTTCCTATCTGACCAAATTCCGTTCAGAGTTTGAAGCCCTGCTGCCCAAATTGGCTGGGGTTTAA
- a CDS encoding NADH-quinone oxidoreductase subunit NuoE — translation MKYPPEIQERFEAAVAKYPHKQAALLTCLWIAQEVDGFVSTEAMEYIANLLEIPASHVYSVIGFYSMYQTEPIGKHHIQVCHTLSCALAGAEPLIEHMQKKLGIQAGETTPDRQFTLTRVECLASCGTGPMCQINREYHENLTPEKFDALIDSLKKEAP, via the coding sequence ATGAAATACCCCCCTGAAATTCAAGAGCGCTTTGAAGCCGCTGTAGCCAAATACCCCCATAAACAGGCAGCTCTTTTGACCTGTCTCTGGATTGCCCAAGAAGTGGATGGCTTTGTCTCCACCGAAGCCATGGAATATATTGCCAATCTGCTCGAAATTCCTGCCAGCCATGTTTACAGCGTGATTGGGTTTTACTCGATGTACCAGACCGAACCGATTGGCAAACACCATATTCAGGTCTGCCATACACTCTCCTGTGCACTGGCGGGAGCAGAACCCCTGATTGAGCATATGCAAAAGAAATTGGGCATTCAAGCGGGAGAGACCACCCCCGATCGCCAGTTTACCCTGACGCGGGTCGAATGCCTGGCCTCCTGTGGAACCGGCCCCATGTGCCAAATCAACCGTGAATACCATGAAAACCTGACCCCAGAAAAGTTTGATGCGTTGATTGATTCGCTCAAAAAGGAGGCCCCCTAA
- a CDS encoding NADH-quinone oxidoreductase subunit D (Catalyzes the transfer of electrons from NADH to quinone), whose translation MQRINELHPINQDFEPEFYRDLHTDLMFLNLGPSHPASHGTLRTLVALDGETIKAGVCEIGYLHRGFEKTAENRTYDQVIPYTDRLNYVSAIMNNVGFAKAVESLIGVEITPRCQALRVIVSELMRIVDHLVCIGANLVDIGALTNFWYLFNKREQLYDILDKLTGARLTNSFTRIGGLARDAYEGFDSDVLHVLGEFEIAMQDVLKLVFRNKIFLKRTQGVGIISQEDALSYAFTGPCLRATGIPYDLRKEFPYYGYENYEFDVAVGEVGDTYDRIMVRFEEITQSIRIVRQALKTLPDGPVNSDDKRVSLPPKKETYVNIEGLINHFKHIYEGVKVPAGEYYDATEAANGELGFYIVSDGSGHPFRVRCRPPCFTIFSAYPQLIEGGLIADAIAILGSINIIAGELER comes from the coding sequence ATGCAAAGAATCAACGAACTTCACCCCATAAATCAGGATTTTGAGCCTGAGTTTTATCGGGATTTACATACAGACCTGATGTTTTTGAACCTCGGGCCCTCACATCCTGCCAGCCACGGCACCCTGCGCACCTTGGTGGCCCTGGATGGTGAGACGATCAAAGCCGGGGTCTGTGAAATTGGCTATCTGCACCGGGGTTTTGAGAAAACAGCTGAAAACCGCACCTATGATCAGGTGATTCCCTATACCGATCGTCTGAATTATGTCTCAGCGATTATGAACAATGTGGGCTTTGCCAAAGCCGTTGAAAGCCTGATCGGGGTGGAAATCACCCCCCGTTGCCAAGCCCTGCGGGTGATTGTCAGCGAGCTGATGCGGATTGTCGATCACCTGGTCTGTATTGGTGCCAATCTCGTGGATATTGGCGCACTTACCAATTTTTGGTATCTCTTTAATAAACGCGAACAGCTCTATGATATTCTCGACAAACTGACCGGGGCCCGCCTGACCAACAGTTTTACCCGAATTGGCGGCTTGGCCCGTGATGCCTATGAAGGTTTTGACTCAGATGTGCTGCATGTCTTAGGTGAGTTTGAAATCGCCATGCAAGACGTCTTGAAGCTGGTTTTTCGCAATAAAATCTTTCTGAAAAGAACCCAGGGCGTGGGCATTATCTCCCAAGAAGACGCCTTGAGCTATGCCTTTACAGGCCCCTGTCTCAGAGCCACAGGCATTCCCTATGATTTGCGCAAGGAATTCCCCTACTATGGCTACGAAAACTATGAGTTTGACGTCGCTGTCGGAGAAGTGGGAGATACCTATGATCGCATCATGGTACGCTTTGAAGAAATCACGCAAAGTATTCGGATTGTGCGTCAGGCGTTGAAAACCCTGCCCGATGGGCCCGTCAACAGCGATGACAAACGGGTTTCTCTGCCCCCCAAAAAAGAGACCTATGTCAATATTGAAGGTCTGATCAACCATTTCAAGCATATTTACGAAGGCGTCAAAGTGCCTGCGGGAGAATACTATGATGCCACCGAAGCCGCCAATGGTGAGCTGGGCTTTTATATCGTCTCAGATGGCAGTGGGCACCCTTTCCGCGTGCGTTGCCGCCCCCCTTGTTTTACGATCTTTTCGGCCTACCCCCAGTTGATTGAAGGGGGCTTAATCGCCGACGCCATTGCCATTTTGGGCAGTATCAATATCATTGCCGGGGAACTGGAGCGTTAA
- a CDS encoding NADH-quinone oxidoreductase subunit C — MHLLLEHLKNKLGDSVLEMIEARDMPVVICKKESIYQTLKLLRDDPELDFNILTDLSAVDYLNYPEKKRQRFEVVYHLHSLDKGHRLRVKVPVGGADPALDSACTLWKTANWLEREVWDMYGIQFVNHPNLKRILNHIEFVGHPLRKDYPIDKRQVLTVNDSLMDEMEKRLIEKGLK, encoded by the coding sequence ATGCATCTGCTGCTTGAGCACCTGAAAAACAAATTAGGTGATTCTGTACTTGAAATGATCGAAGCCCGGGATATGCCCGTGGTGATTTGTAAAAAAGAAAGCATTTATCAGACCCTTAAACTGCTCCGCGATGATCCTGAATTGGATTTCAATATCCTCACGGATCTGAGTGCTGTAGACTATCTCAATTATCCTGAAAAAAAACGTCAGCGCTTTGAAGTGGTCTACCATCTTCACTCCTTAGACAAAGGCCATCGCCTGCGCGTAAAAGTACCCGTTGGAGGCGCAGATCCCGCCCTCGACAGTGCCTGTACACTTTGGAAAACTGCCAATTGGCTGGAGCGGGAAGTCTGGGATATGTATGGAATTCAGTTTGTGAATCATCCCAATCTGAAACGGATTCTGAACCATATTGAGTTCGTGGGTCACCCCCTGCGCAAAGATTATCCCATCGATAAACGCCAAGTTTTAACGGTCAATGATTCGCTGATGGATGAAATGGAAAAACGCCTGATTGAAAAGGGGCTGAAATAA
- a CDS encoding peptide chain release factor H: MWVLLTAGKGPAECAWVVARLLPILEQEAKQKGLALEILETEAGPVKETLNSVLCSVEGDQALLWAKTWEGSLQWIGQSPFRPQHKRKNWFVGFEIFQAPAENNLDLSDLKFESLRSSGPGGQNVNKLETAVRLTHLPTGLSVLAREERTQLRNRQLALARMQNLIAKENLALKNQARKTQWQAHQSLERGNAIRIFKGTNFTQQN; this comes from the coding sequence ATGTGGGTTTTACTGACCGCTGGAAAAGGCCCTGCAGAATGTGCCTGGGTCGTGGCTCGCCTCTTGCCCATTCTTGAGCAAGAGGCAAAACAAAAGGGGCTTGCCCTTGAAATCCTTGAAACCGAAGCCGGACCTGTAAAAGAAACCCTCAATTCTGTGCTTTGCAGCGTAGAGGGAGATCAGGCTTTGCTTTGGGCCAAGACCTGGGAAGGCAGTTTGCAGTGGATTGGCCAAAGCCCTTTTCGGCCCCAACACAAACGCAAAAACTGGTTTGTAGGCTTTGAAATTTTTCAAGCTCCGGCAGAAAACAACTTGGATCTGAGCGACCTGAAATTTGAAAGTCTGCGCAGCAGTGGCCCTGGCGGACAAAATGTCAACAAATTGGAAACCGCCGTCCGTTTGACCCACCTTCCTACCGGCTTAAGTGTCTTGGCACGGGAAGAAAGAACCCAGTTGCGCAACAGACAGCTGGCGCTGGCGCGCATGCAGAATTTAATCGCCAAAGAAAATCTTGCGCTGAAAAATCAGGCTCGCAAAACCCAATGGCAGGCCCATCAGTCCTTAGAGAGGGGAAATGCTATCAGAATTTTCAAAGGCACAAACTTCACTCAGCAAAATTGA
- a CDS encoding RNA ligase RtcB family protein, whose translation MTEIEIIASPHSWIEGAAIEQLKTMAKLPGMRLAVGLPDLHPGKGHPIGAAFLSEGQVYPFLVGNDIGCGMGLWQTDLQVRKFKAEKNLRKLEGLETPWEGDTQAWLQDFGLEPTPYDTSLGTIGGGNHFAELQKITRIADPDALAELEIDPNCLLLLVHSGSRGLGESILRAHTERFGAQGLAAPSPEAEAYLQAHDLAVRWSEANRTLIQKRFLNLLGAQGKQVLDRCHNSVCKLNHASNLSWLHRKGASPADQGAVVIPGSRGSSSYLVKALPSEKSAWSLAHGAGRKWSRGETKGRLEKRFKPENLQRTEKGSWVICENRELLYEEAPQAYKAIDRVVQDLVDAGLAEIIAEMDPVITYKTRRS comes from the coding sequence ATGACAGAGATTGAAATCATTGCTTCGCCCCACTCCTGGATTGAAGGGGCAGCCATCGAACAACTTAAAACCATGGCCAAACTGCCGGGAATGCGTTTGGCTGTGGGTTTGCCCGATTTGCACCCCGGCAAAGGCCACCCGATTGGAGCAGCCTTTCTTTCAGAGGGGCAAGTTTACCCCTTTTTGGTCGGCAATGATATCGGCTGTGGCATGGGTTTGTGGCAAACCGATCTTCAAGTTCGAAAATTCAAAGCCGAAAAAAATTTACGCAAACTGGAAGGGCTTGAAACACCCTGGGAGGGGGATACCCAAGCCTGGCTCCAAGATTTTGGTTTAGAGCCCACCCCCTACGACACTTCACTTGGAACCATTGGGGGAGGCAACCATTTTGCTGAATTGCAAAAAATCACACGCATTGCCGATCCCGATGCCCTGGCAGAACTTGAAATCGATCCAAATTGCCTGCTCTTATTGGTGCACAGCGGCTCTCGCGGGCTGGGAGAAAGTATTCTCAGAGCACATACTGAACGCTTTGGCGCACAGGGCCTGGCTGCCCCTAGCCCAGAAGCCGAAGCTTATCTACAGGCCCATGACCTGGCCGTGCGCTGGAGTGAAGCCAACCGCACCCTTATTCAAAAACGCTTTCTCAACCTCTTGGGAGCCCAAGGAAAACAGGTGCTGGATCGCTGCCATAACAGTGTCTGCAAGCTCAATCACGCATCAAATCTATCCTGGCTGCATCGCAAAGGGGCCAGTCCGGCAGATCAGGGCGCAGTCGTGATTCCTGGCTCACGCGGAAGTTCAAGTTATCTCGTCAAAGCGCTGCCCAGTGAAAAAAGTGCCTGGTCTCTGGCCCATGGCGCAGGCCGCAAATGGAGCCGAGGAGAAACCAAAGGCCGTCTGGAAAAACGCTTTAAACCTGAGAATCTGCAGCGAACGGAAAAGGGTTCCTGGGTGATCTGTGAAAACAGAGAATTGCTCTATGAAGAAGCCCCCCAAGCCTATAAAGCCATTGATCGGGTGGTTCAAGATTTGGTAGACGCGGGTTTGGCCGAAATCATCGCAGAAATGGATCCCGTGATCACCTATAAAACGAGGCGCAGCTGA
- a CDS encoding DNA-binding protein has protein sequence MATKKIKTIEEVRDDFRRKGLTIRSWAAKHGVSERTTYAVISGENKGNYGNAHKIAVLLGLKDGEINAAC, from the coding sequence ATGGCAACCAAAAAAATAAAAACAATTGAGGAAGTCAGAGACGACTTTCGGAGGAAGGGTCTAACGATTAGATCCTGGGCCGCCAAGCATGGCGTCAGCGAGCGCACGACTTATGCAGTCATCTCTGGTGAAAACAAAGGCAATTATGGAAATGCCCACAAAATTGCTGTTTTGTTGGGTTTAAAAGATGGAGAAATAAATGCAGCTTGTTGA
- a CDS encoding DNA transposition protein — protein sequence MTEKTSETKPKAPESATLKQVRAEIDKRGITQGQVAREIGLSPTTLTQLLNGTYGADPSNQLEKIVRWLLALKDQDHVRGQLPSVPDFVLTPTSSRVMAALGYAKLAGDIAVIYGGAGLGKTTTVREFQRSYPNVWIATMSPAKASVAAAFEELCVAVGFRSPAMGAARQQRDIERRLAGTEGLLIIDEAQHLSIPALDAIRAIHDATGVGIALVGNEAVYARMTGGNRAAYLDRLFSRIGKKVKLQHPTSTDVETLAGVFNITEKESIVLLCQIGAKAGALRSVVKILRLATMKAEGKTPDAVHIREALKELGV from the coding sequence ATGACAGAAAAAACGTCCGAAACCAAACCCAAAGCACCTGAATCCGCGACACTCAAACAAGTGAGAGCCGAGATAGACAAACGCGGAATCACCCAAGGCCAAGTGGCCCGTGAGATCGGGCTCAGCCCCACCACGCTGACCCAATTGCTCAACGGCACGTATGGAGCAGACCCTTCCAACCAGCTCGAAAAGATTGTGCGCTGGCTTTTGGCCCTGAAAGATCAGGACCATGTCAGAGGGCAATTGCCTTCTGTCCCAGACTTTGTGCTGACACCCACTTCATCGCGGGTCATGGCTGCGCTGGGTTACGCCAAGCTGGCTGGAGATATTGCCGTGATTTATGGTGGGGCGGGCCTGGGCAAAACCACCACTGTGCGGGAATTTCAGCGCAGCTATCCCAATGTTTGGATCGCAACCATGAGCCCAGCCAAAGCCAGTGTTGCCGCAGCATTTGAAGAGCTGTGTGTCGCTGTCGGTTTTCGCTCTCCCGCAATGGGTGCAGCCCGGCAACAGCGAGACATCGAGCGCCGCCTTGCAGGCACCGAGGGCCTGCTAATAATCGACGAAGCTCAACACTTAAGCATTCCAGCGCTCGACGCAATTCGGGCCATTCATGACGCCACAGGCGTGGGTATTGCTCTGGTGGGCAATGAGGCTGTCTATGCCCGCATGACAGGTGGCAATCGTGCGGCCTATCTGGATCGCTTGTTCAGCCGCATCGGTAAAAAGGTCAAGCTGCAACACCCCACATCCACAGATGTTGAAACCTTGGCTGGTGTCTTTAACATCACCGAAAAAGAGTCCATTGTTTTGCTCTGCCAGATTGGGGCTAAAGCGGGCGCACTTCGTTCAGTCGTTAAAATTCTGCGCCTGGCAACCATGAAAGCTGAAGGGAAAACCCCTGATGCAGTCCACATCAGAGAAGCCTTGAAGGAGCTGGGTGTATGA
- a CDS encoding regulatory protein GemA: MQGSQGKDFARKKDLAIIHAAKKRMGLDDESYRDLLEGVTSKGGTKQGKRSAADLTASERQAVIAEMERLGGQTAPRLKGKRIQPADERAPLLSKVYALLYHLDLSIEYALGILKQMFKDKAPARLEWANSSQLHKLVAALEYHKKRSAAKQ, translated from the coding sequence ATGCAAGGCTCTCAAGGTAAGGATTTCGCCCGCAAAAAAGACCTGGCTATCATCCACGCGGCCAAGAAGCGCATGGGCCTGGATGACGAATCTTACCGCGATCTGCTCGAAGGAGTGACCAGCAAAGGCGGTACCAAACAGGGGAAGCGCTCAGCCGCAGATCTGACAGCCTCTGAACGCCAAGCTGTCATTGCTGAAATGGAGCGCCTTGGTGGCCAAACAGCCCCCCGTCTCAAGGGCAAAAGAATCCAGCCCGCCGATGAACGGGCACCATTGCTATCCAAGGTCTATGCCCTGCTTTACCATCTCGATCTCTCCATCGAATACGCCTTGGGTATTCTCAAACAGATGTTCAAAGACAAAGCCCCAGCCCGTTTGGAGTGGGCCAATTCCAGCCAGCTGCATAAACTGGTAGCGGCCTTGGAGTACCACAAGAAACGGAGCGCGGCCAAGCAATGA